One genomic region from Nitrospirae bacterium CG2_30_53_67 encodes:
- a CDS encoding CRISPR-associated endonuclease Cas2, translated as MWIIVAYDVSTDTKSGRRRLRRVAQACKNYGQRVQKSVFECQVDEMKYEDLRKKLLEEINKEEDNLRLYRLTEPRDEHVEEYGTAKTIFFDEPLII; from the coding sequence ATGTGGATCATCGTTGCTTATGATGTGTCAACGGATACGAAATCCGGACGCCGAAGGCTTCGCCGCGTGGCTCAGGCATGTAAGAACTACGGCCAGCGTGTTCAAAAATCGGTCTTTGAATGTCAGGTGGATGAGATGAAGTATGAGGATCTGCGAAAGAAACTCTTGGAAGAAATCAATAAGGAAGAGGATAATCTGCGTTTATATCGCCTGACAGAGCCAAGAGATGAACATGTAGAAGAGTATGGGACGGCAAAAACTATTTTCTTTGATGAACCTCTGATCATTTAG
- a CDS encoding subtype I-C CRISPR-associated endonuclease Cas1, which produces MKQLLNTLYVMTQGAYLNLDHETLKVEVEGNVQMQVPLHHLGAIVTMGNVMMSPFLLGRCADDGRAVVILDRNGQFKCRMVGKTTGNVLLRQAQYEFVRDKEKSIGVARNIVAGKVRNSREVLLRGARETENQEEISALKKAADILADALFRLKDTHDIDVVRGFEGESANAYFGVFDRMVKEDARKTFKMNGRNRRPPLDPVNGLLSFLYTLVLNDCISALEGVGLDSQMGFLHALRPGRPSLGLDLMEEFRSLLADRLALTLINRKQITAKDFEVRPGGATLLNDEGRKTVVVSYQKRKQDEFKHPVLNEKVPFGLLPHVQARLLARHLRGDLEVYPPFLYS; this is translated from the coding sequence ATGAAACAACTCCTGAATACGCTTTATGTCATGACACAAGGCGCCTACCTGAATCTGGATCATGAAACCCTGAAGGTGGAAGTGGAAGGCAATGTGCAGATGCAGGTGCCGCTCCATCATCTCGGGGCCATCGTGACCATGGGAAACGTGATGATGAGCCCGTTTCTTCTGGGACGCTGTGCTGACGACGGGAGAGCAGTCGTGATCCTGGACCGGAACGGCCAGTTCAAATGCCGAATGGTAGGCAAGACCACAGGAAACGTCCTGCTCAGACAGGCACAGTATGAGTTTGTCAGGGATAAAGAGAAGTCGATAGGGGTTGCCCGGAACATCGTGGCGGGAAAGGTTAGAAATTCCCGTGAGGTGCTTCTTCGCGGAGCCAGGGAAACCGAGAATCAGGAAGAGATCTCAGCTCTCAAGAAGGCTGCCGATATTCTCGCCGATGCGCTCTTTCGTCTGAAGGATACGCACGATATTGATGTGGTGCGGGGTTTTGAAGGTGAGTCGGCCAATGCCTATTTCGGTGTTTTTGACCGGATGGTGAAAGAGGACGCACGCAAAACGTTCAAGATGAATGGGCGAAACAGGAGGCCGCCGCTCGATCCGGTGAACGGCCTGTTGTCTTTTCTCTATACGCTTGTGCTGAACGATTGTATCTCTGCACTGGAGGGAGTGGGGCTTGATTCACAGATGGGTTTTCTCCATGCCCTCAGACCGGGAAGACCGTCATTGGGACTCGACTTGATGGAAGAGTTCCGTTCGCTGCTGGCAGACCGGCTGGCGCTTACTCTGATCAATCGCAAGCAGATTACGGCAAAGGACTTTGAAGTGCGGCCAGGCGGCGCAACCCTGTTGAACGACGAGGGACGAAAGACTGTCGTGGTGTCGTATCAAAAGAGGAAGCAGGATGAATTCAAACATCCTGTATTAAATGAGAAGGTTCCATTTGGCCTGCTCCCCCATGTTCAGGCACGACTTTTGGCAAGACACCTGAGAGGCGATCTGGAAGTCTATCCACCTTTCTTGTATTCATAG